In the genome of Thiomicrospira aerophila AL3, one region contains:
- the flgC gene encoding flagellar basal body rod protein FlgC, translating into MSLFNTMAISGSAMHAQTVRLNTIASNMANVDSISSNQNETYRSKQPVFETVLQGQKGLPSGGVRVREIVENPQPLVMEYQPNHPMANEEGYIFRPNVNVIEEMANMMAASRNYETNVEVLNTVKQLMLRTIQLGK; encoded by the coding sequence ATGTCATTATTTAATACCATGGCTATTTCGGGTTCTGCGATGCATGCCCAAACAGTGCGCCTCAATACTATTGCTTCGAATATGGCGAACGTAGACAGTATTAGTAGCAATCAAAATGAAACCTATCGTTCTAAGCAGCCGGTGTTTGAAACGGTATTGCAAGGTCAGAAGGGCTTGCCAAGTGGTGGTGTCAGGGTGCGAGAAATTGTCGAAAACCCACAACCTTTAGTCATGGAATATCAGCCCAATCACCCGATGGCCAATGAAGAAGGTTATATTTTTAGACCCAATGTGAATGTGATTGAAGAAATGGCCAATATGATGGCAGCGTCACGTAATTATGAAACTAATGTTGAGGTGCTTAATACGGTTAAGCAGCTAATGTTGCGCACCATTCAGTTGGGTAAATGA
- the flgB gene encoding flagellar basal body rod protein FlgB, with protein MFDNVFGINEQALRLRQQRTELLASNLANAETPHYKARDIDFRAAMAGATAQQSSIGMARTHHGHLAGFDQAGGAGLVQYRIPTQPSLDGNTVEAHIEQTLFTDNALKYQTTLEFIDSRIQRIKGALRGE; from the coding sequence ATGTTTGACAATGTATTTGGAATTAACGAGCAAGCATTAAGGTTGCGTCAGCAGCGCACCGAACTATTAGCCAGTAATTTGGCCAATGCCGAAACTCCACATTATAAAGCGCGTGATATAGATTTTCGCGCGGCGATGGCCGGTGCGACAGCGCAACAATCAAGTATAGGGATGGCTAGAACGCATCATGGTCATTTAGCCGGGTTTGATCAAGCTGGTGGCGCTGGCTTAGTTCAGTATCGCATTCCAACTCAGCCATCACTTGATGGTAATACCGTGGAGGCGCATATTGAGCAAACGCTATTTACCGATAATGCGCTTAAATATCAAACCACACTTGAATTCATCGATAGTCGTATTCAGCGCATCAAAGGTGCGCTCAGGGGAGAATAG
- the queA gene encoding tRNA preQ1(34) S-adenosylmethionine ribosyltransferase-isomerase QueA, which produces MKRQDFYFELPEELIAQQPTSQRRASRLLVVQGTGLQDKQFVDILDFIEPHDLLVFNNTKVIPARLFGQKATGGQIELLIERIINDSQALCHIRSSKSPKPGAKLWIENAFEVEVLGREGALFSVAFDPAKTPLEWVEAHGHMPLPPYIERADTDNDKNRYQTVYATRPGAVAAPTAGLHFDEAMLAAIKAKGADIGFVTLHVGAGTFKPVQVDDISQHTMHSEWLEVEAGLVEQVKAARAKGGRIIAVGTTSVRCLESASKDGQLRPYTGDTDIFISPGYQFQQVDVLLTNFHLPESTLIMLVSALAGYQETMAAYRHAVEQRYRFFSYGDAMLVFNKALSREE; this is translated from the coding sequence TTGAAACGCCAAGACTTTTATTTTGAGTTACCTGAAGAACTGATTGCGCAACAACCTACTTCTCAGCGCCGTGCGAGTCGCTTGTTGGTTGTGCAAGGCACCGGGCTACAAGATAAGCAGTTTGTTGATATTCTTGATTTTATTGAGCCGCATGACCTGTTAGTCTTCAATAACACTAAAGTCATTCCAGCACGGCTGTTTGGTCAAAAAGCGACCGGCGGGCAAATTGAGCTGCTAATTGAACGCATCATTAACGACAGCCAGGCTTTGTGTCATATTCGCTCATCTAAGTCACCAAAACCAGGTGCGAAGCTGTGGATTGAAAATGCTTTTGAAGTCGAGGTACTGGGGCGCGAAGGGGCGTTGTTCTCAGTGGCCTTTGACCCAGCTAAAACGCCACTTGAATGGGTCGAAGCGCATGGCCACATGCCACTGCCGCCTTATATCGAACGGGCGGATACCGATAATGATAAAAACCGTTATCAAACTGTTTATGCCACCAGGCCTGGTGCCGTTGCCGCGCCCACGGCGGGTTTGCATTTTGATGAAGCCATGCTTGCCGCAATTAAAGCCAAGGGGGCGGACATAGGCTTTGTGACCCTGCATGTCGGGGCAGGTACCTTTAAACCGGTGCAGGTTGATGACATTAGTCAACATACCATGCACTCCGAGTGGTTGGAGGTGGAAGCAGGCCTGGTCGAGCAGGTGAAGGCGGCACGAGCCAAGGGCGGACGTATAATTGCGGTCGGGACAACCTCGGTGCGTTGTTTGGAGTCGGCTTCCAAAGATGGTCAGCTTCGACCCTACACGGGAGATACCGATATTTTTATAAGTCCTGGCTATCAATTTCAGCAGGTAGATGTGCTGTTAACCAATTTTCATCTACCTGAATCGACACTGATTATGTTAGTAAGCGCCTTAGCCGGGTATCAAGAAACCATGGCGGCCTATCGTCATGCCGTTGAACAGCGTTATCGTTTTTTTAGTTATGGTGATGCGATGTTGGTGTTTAACAAAGCGCTCAGCAGAGAAGAATGA
- the secD gene encoding protein translocase subunit SecD: MFESQRQIISNRFPAWKYLLVIVVVVLGLTYAMPNIYGDDPSVQISPVQAGQFNANTTEQIEQRLTQAGLVPKLLSFDGEQYLIRFEDVDTQLQANDLMRELFGRQAVVALNLAPATPNWLRALGGQPMYLGLDLRGGVHFLMDVDMDAAVANAYRRFDDEVRNLLRDERIRYQTVEYQDETLRVIFRSAEARDQGLVRINREMGSELQTRALDEGDVAMVEMRLAASVIAETKRFALQQNITTLRNRINELGVAEPVIQQQGERRIVVQLPGVQDTARAKEILGATATLEFRLVDERGDAERAERTGAVPPNTQLFNFRDGRPILLQRNVIVTGESVINAQSGIDAQQGSPQVSVTLDGAGGRRMLATTRDNIGNRMAVVFIESRVETIERDGELVRERIVTRDVINAAVIRDQFANRFQITGLSSSQEAQNLALLLRAGALAAPMEIVEERTVGPSLGQDNINQGLMSVIVGFILVLIVMAWRYKAFGMIANVALTVNLVVIVAVLSLLQATLTLPGIAGIVLTVGMAVDANVLIFERIREEMKKSSIQTAIHAGYEKAFVTIADANITTLIAAIVLFSFGTGPIKGFAITLTIGIATSMFTAILLTRSLVNWRYGNKRVTKLWI, from the coding sequence ATGTTTGAATCGCAACGTCAGATCATCTCAAATCGTTTTCCGGCTTGGAAATATCTGCTAGTTATTGTTGTTGTCGTGTTGGGCCTCACTTATGCGATGCCCAATATTTATGGTGATGACCCTTCCGTACAAATTTCGCCAGTGCAAGCTGGGCAATTCAATGCCAACACTACTGAGCAAATTGAACAGCGATTAACCCAAGCAGGCCTGGTGCCTAAGTTGTTGAGCTTTGATGGTGAGCAATATCTGATTCGTTTTGAGGATGTTGACACCCAATTACAAGCAAACGATTTAATGCGCGAGTTATTTGGTCGTCAAGCGGTGGTGGCCTTGAACTTAGCACCGGCTACGCCAAATTGGTTGCGTGCCTTGGGTGGTCAGCCGATGTACTTAGGTCTGGATTTGCGCGGGGGTGTGCACTTTCTAATGGATGTCGATATGGACGCGGCGGTAGCCAATGCCTATCGGCGTTTTGATGATGAGGTGCGTAATCTGCTGAGAGACGAGCGTATTCGTTATCAAACTGTTGAATACCAAGATGAAACCTTGCGCGTTATCTTTCGTTCCGCTGAGGCGCGTGATCAAGGCTTAGTGCGTATTAATCGTGAAATGGGCAGTGAGCTGCAAACGCGTGCGTTAGATGAGGGTGATGTTGCGATGGTTGAGATGCGTTTGGCCGCCAGTGTGATCGCTGAAACCAAACGTTTTGCCTTGCAACAAAACATCACTACCTTGCGTAATCGTATTAATGAATTGGGCGTGGCGGAACCGGTCATTCAACAACAGGGTGAGCGTCGGATAGTGGTGCAGTTACCCGGTGTGCAGGATACCGCGCGAGCCAAAGAAATCTTAGGCGCGACCGCGACGCTTGAATTCCGTTTAGTAGATGAACGCGGAGATGCGGAGCGTGCTGAACGCACTGGCGCCGTGCCACCGAATACTCAGCTATTTAATTTTCGTGATGGCCGACCTATTCTACTCCAGCGTAATGTCATCGTGACGGGTGAGAGCGTTATTAATGCGCAGTCTGGGATAGATGCGCAGCAAGGCTCGCCACAGGTCAGTGTTACCCTTGATGGCGCAGGGGGCCGTCGTATGTTGGCGACAACTCGTGACAATATTGGTAACCGGATGGCAGTGGTCTTCATTGAAAGTCGTGTTGAAACGATTGAGCGTGACGGTGAGTTAGTACGTGAACGCATTGTAACTCGAGATGTTATCAACGCGGCGGTTATTCGTGATCAGTTTGCTAATCGCTTCCAAATCACTGGTTTATCGAGTTCGCAAGAAGCGCAAAACCTAGCCTTATTACTCCGTGCCGGTGCGTTGGCGGCACCGATGGAAATTGTTGAAGAACGTACTGTTGGGCCAAGCCTAGGTCAAGACAACATCAACCAAGGTCTAATGTCGGTCATTGTTGGTTTTATATTGGTGCTTATCGTTATGGCTTGGCGTTATAAAGCTTTTGGGATGATCGCTAACGTGGCGCTAACCGTTAACCTAGTGGTGATTGTTGCAGTGCTATCCTTATTACAAGCAACCCTCACACTGCCTGGTATCGCAGGGATTGTATTAACGGTCGGGATGGCGGTGGATGCCAACGTACTGATCTTTGAACGAATACGCGAAGAGATGAAAAAAAGCTCTATTCAAACGGCGATTCATGCGGGCTATGAAAAGGCCTTTGTTACCATTGCCGATGCCAATATCACTACGCTGATTGCGGCGATTGTGTTATTTAGTTTTGGCACCGGGCCGATTAAAGGGTTTGCGATTACACTAACTATTGGTATTGCGACCTCAATGTTTACGGCGATATTGTTAACGCGAAGTTTAGTTAATTGGCGTTATGGCAATAAACGTGTGACTAAGTTGTGGATTTAG
- the msrA gene encoding peptide-methionine (S)-S-oxide reductase MsrA, protein MSNNSLDNGYPFVVLGMGCFWGAEKRMLSLEGVLDVESGYANGEITASYEAILAHERQLRLGLSDLKNHAEVVKVWFDPAKTTLEQVLARFWESHNPTQGDRQGNDIGSNYRSAIFTASDQDLPIAEASKATYQQALTAAGLPKITTEITRLTHYTPAETYHQRYLQKNPNGYCGLGGTGVAYPSATRFNPYPNSGLVIYGASNNHNTEAFLHAILETYPLPFEIRRVNTASNTATDTPLTLQFEHHGRPVGEFTGPYDAPYEAFWRWLGQYLLTEEQQYIAFSQGTERPFCGPYLTEKRRGWFLDPLSGVALFHSDKKFDSGTGWPSFYDVMPNAVSLVKDRSHGMIRTEVRSASTGIHLGHVFEDGPAPTHLRYCINGQVLLFKHDA, encoded by the coding sequence ATGAGCAATAATTCACTGGATAATGGCTATCCCTTTGTTGTATTGGGCATGGGATGCTTTTGGGGGGCTGAAAAAAGAATGTTGTCGCTTGAGGGCGTCCTTGACGTGGAATCTGGCTACGCAAATGGTGAGATTACCGCCAGCTATGAGGCGATTCTGGCTCATGAACGCCAGTTGCGCTTAGGATTAAGTGATTTAAAAAACCATGCTGAAGTGGTTAAAGTATGGTTTGACCCTGCAAAAACCACCCTTGAACAAGTATTAGCGCGATTTTGGGAAAGCCACAACCCCACCCAAGGAGATCGTCAAGGTAACGATATAGGCAGTAATTACCGCAGTGCCATTTTTACCGCTAGTGACCAAGACTTGCCGATTGCTGAGGCCAGTAAGGCAACCTATCAACAGGCTTTAACAGCAGCAGGCCTGCCTAAGATCACCACTGAAATTACCCGATTAACGCACTACACCCCCGCCGAGACTTACCATCAACGCTATTTACAAAAGAACCCCAATGGTTATTGCGGCCTAGGGGGCACTGGCGTAGCCTATCCGTCTGCAACAAGATTCAATCCTTATCCAAATAGCGGTTTAGTTATCTATGGCGCCAGTAATAATCACAATACCGAGGCATTTTTACACGCCATACTTGAAACCTATCCTTTGCCGTTTGAGATACGCCGCGTCAATACGGCAAGCAACACAGCAACCGACACGCCACTGACTTTGCAGTTTGAACACCATGGCCGCCCTGTTGGTGAATTTACCGGCCCATATGATGCGCCTTACGAGGCGTTTTGGCGCTGGTTAGGTCAGTATTTATTAACCGAGGAACAACAATATATCGCCTTTTCACAAGGCACTGAACGCCCTTTTTGTGGTCCCTATTTAACGGAAAAACGGCGCGGCTGGTTCCTTGACCCCTTGTCAGGCGTAGCCTTGTTCCATAGTGATAAAAAATTTGATAGCGGCACTGGCTGGCCCAGTTTTTATGACGTAATGCCCAATGCGGTGAGCCTCGTCAAAGATCGCTCTCATGGCATGATTAGAACGGAAGTACGCAGTGCCAGTACAGGCATTCATCTGGGTCATGTATTTGAAGATGGCCCTGCCCCGACCCATTTACGCTACTGCATTAACGGCCAGGTACTCTTATTTAAACATGACGCTTAG
- the tgt gene encoding tRNA guanosine(34) transglycosylase Tgt: MKFELDKQDGRARRGRLKFARGTVETPAFMPVGTYGSVKGMTPEEITDTGAQIMLGNTFHLAIRPGTDIIKLHGDLHDFMHWKGPILTDSGGFQVFSLGKMRKITEEGVTFANPVNGSKIFMGPEESMQIQRDLGSDIVMIFDECTPYPASHIEADVSMRLSLRWAQRSKEAHGDNPSALFGIVQGGMYADLRKESAEKLQQIGFDGYAIGGLSVGEPKEDMKRVLDATEPLLPKDKPRYLMGVGKPEDIVEAVRRGIDMFDCVIPTRNARNGFLFTHSGVVKIRNAVNKTSLEPIDAQCDCYTCKNYTRAYLHHLDKCGEIQGARLNTIHNLHYYQKLMRDIRQSIAEQRFEQFVVDFYIARGLEVPPL; encoded by the coding sequence ATGAAATTTGAATTAGACAAGCAGGATGGTCGTGCGCGGCGTGGACGACTAAAGTTTGCGCGCGGGACAGTTGAAACACCTGCTTTTATGCCAGTAGGTACCTATGGTTCGGTGAAGGGTATGACGCCAGAAGAGATTACGGATACCGGCGCACAGATTATGCTGGGTAATACCTTTCATTTGGCGATCAGACCAGGTACTGACATTATTAAATTGCATGGCGATTTGCATGATTTTATGCATTGGAAAGGGCCTATTCTGACCGATTCTGGCGGTTTTCAGGTGTTTAGTTTGGGTAAGATGCGCAAGATTACCGAAGAAGGCGTCACCTTCGCGAACCCAGTTAATGGTTCAAAAATATTTATGGGCCCGGAAGAATCGATGCAAATTCAGCGCGATTTGGGTTCGGATATTGTGATGATTTTTGACGAATGCACACCTTATCCAGCTAGCCATATTGAGGCGGACGTATCGATGCGGTTATCGTTACGTTGGGCGCAGCGTTCTAAAGAGGCGCATGGTGACAATCCATCGGCCTTGTTTGGCATAGTGCAGGGTGGTATGTATGCTGATTTAAGAAAAGAATCGGCTGAAAAATTACAACAAATTGGTTTTGATGGTTATGCGATTGGCGGTTTGTCGGTGGGTGAACCGAAAGAAGACATGAAGCGTGTGCTGGATGCGACTGAACCCTTGCTGCCTAAAGATAAACCCCGCTATTTAATGGGGGTCGGTAAGCCGGAGGATATTGTCGAGGCGGTGCGTCGGGGCATAGATATGTTTGATTGCGTGATTCCTACGCGCAATGCGCGCAATGGCTTTTTGTTTACCCACAGCGGCGTAGTTAAAATTCGTAATGCTGTCAATAAAACCAGCCTTGAGCCGATTGACGCTCAATGCGATTGCTATACCTGTAAAAACTATACTCGTGCCTATTTGCATCATTTAGATAAGTGTGGCGAAATTCAGGGCGCACGGCTCAATACGATTCACAATTTACATTATTATCAGAAGTTGATGCGCGACATTCGCCAATCGATTGCAGAACAGCGTTTTGAGCAATTTGTAGTGGACTTCTATATAGCGCGTGGTCTTGAAGTACCGCCTTTGTAA
- the secF gene encoding protein translocase subunit SecF, whose translation MSTNLNAAPLTSSNNHAAEQADSNTAPLDYGKINFLKIRTPAVLLSILLIIGSVFGLWYKGLNLGVDFTGGTIIELTYPQGADLTEIRSHLVAAGYDEAQVQHFGSSREVLIRIAPREDMASATLSNEVMSALQKSTDQLIDLRRVEFVGPQVGEELTTDGALAVLYALIGILIYVALRFEYRFSLGAIAALVHDVVITLGVFAWTQIQFDLTVLAAILAIIGYSLNDTIVVFDRIRENFRTVRVGTPTEVTNKALNDMLARTLMTSLTTLLVLTALYFLGGEIIHGFATALIIGVVVGTYSSIYVAGNIALMLGVSKQDLMPPVKKEGEANDLSDDELHRDFLAQEAKRKAQD comes from the coding sequence ATGAGTACTAATTTAAACGCAGCACCCCTTACGAGTTCAAATAATCATGCCGCCGAGCAAGCCGATAGTAATACGGCACCGCTTGATTATGGCAAGATCAATTTTTTAAAAATTCGTACCCCCGCAGTGCTCTTATCGATTTTATTGATTATCGGCTCAGTATTCGGTTTGTGGTACAAGGGACTCAATCTTGGTGTCGATTTTACCGGCGGTACGATTATTGAGCTAACTTATCCACAGGGCGCAGACCTGACGGAAATCCGTAGTCATCTAGTGGCGGCGGGTTACGATGAAGCTCAGGTTCAGCATTTTGGTTCATCACGTGAAGTGCTGATTCGAATTGCACCGCGCGAAGATATGGCCTCTGCAACTTTGAGTAACGAAGTCATGTCTGCGTTGCAAAAGTCTACTGATCAACTGATTGATTTGCGTCGTGTAGAGTTTGTTGGTCCGCAGGTCGGTGAAGAACTCACCACTGATGGAGCCTTGGCCGTGCTCTATGCCTTAATCGGTATCTTAATTTATGTAGCGTTACGCTTCGAGTATCGCTTTTCACTAGGGGCGATTGCCGCATTGGTGCATGATGTGGTAATCACGCTTGGTGTATTCGCCTGGACCCAGATCCAGTTTGACTTGACGGTTTTGGCAGCAATTCTAGCGATAATAGGCTACTCGCTCAACGATACTATTGTTGTGTTTGACCGAATAAGGGAAAACTTTAGAACGGTCAGGGTAGGCACGCCCACCGAAGTCACCAACAAAGCGCTGAATGATATGCTGGCGCGAACCTTAATGACCTCCTTAACCACCTTGTTGGTTCTGACAGCACTTTATTTTTTAGGTGGTGAGATTATTCATGGTTTTGCCACAGCACTGATTATTGGTGTAGTGGTGGGTACCTATTCGTCGATCTATGTTGCGGGTAATATTGCCTTGATGTTAGGTGTCTCGAAACAAGACTTGATGCCACCGGTCAAAAAAGAGGGCGAGGCAAATGATTTGTCGGATGACGAGCTCCATAGAGATTTTCTTGCGCAAGAAGCCAAGCGAAAAGCACAAGACTAG
- a CDS encoding flagellar hook assembly protein FlgD: MNVFPTNNSFSETLSTPSNSAAFAPSQAMGQSEFLMLLTTQLMNQDPTKPMDPTSFVSDLTQMSQLEATTELNRSVMAMTAGFQNLQLMQASSLIGKNVQAQGEIMSHTEGRTSALRLSADESLTDVKVIISDSRGVVRQLDYPGLLSRGESAFNWDGLNSDGGFAPTNNYRVVAFGYDGEGNIKPVKTIVGTQVQSVSVQPDGDMLLTLSTGERVSMKAVREIGA; encoded by the coding sequence ATGAACGTTTTTCCAACCAATAATTCATTTTCTGAAACGCTTAGTACACCAAGTAACTCAGCTGCTTTTGCACCTAGTCAAGCGATGGGGCAGAGCGAGTTTTTAATGTTGCTGACTACGCAGCTTATGAATCAAGATCCTACCAAGCCGATGGATCCAACTAGCTTTGTGTCAGATTTAACCCAGATGAGCCAGCTAGAGGCCACCACTGAACTTAATCGTTCGGTGATGGCCATGACGGCCGGTTTCCAAAACCTGCAGTTAATGCAGGCTAGTAGTTTGATCGGCAAAAATGTTCAGGCCCAAGGGGAGATAATGTCACATACGGAAGGTCGCACAAGCGCATTACGTTTGAGTGCCGATGAAAGTTTAACGGATGTAAAGGTTATTATTTCTGATAGCCGTGGTGTAGTCCGCCAACTAGATTATCCAGGTTTGTTAAGTCGTGGTGAATCGGCCTTCAATTGGGATGGTTTAAATAGTGACGGTGGTTTTGCGCCAACGAATAATTATCGTGTGGTGGCCTTTGGTTATGACGGTGAAGGCAATATTAAACCGGTCAAAACTATTGTAGGTACCCAAGTTCAGTCGGTGAGTGTTCAGCCAGATGGTGACATGTTGTTAACCCTGTCGACTGGTGAGCGAGTTTCTATGAAAGCAGTGCGTGAAATTGGCGCATAA
- a CDS encoding flagellar hook protein FlgE produces the protein MSNFDLNALSGINAMSQGMGVISNNLANSQTIGFKTSRAEFADLFSGAQNSPGNGVRVNGIVQDFTQGTISSTGRELDLAIDGEGFFILSDQTGKYNNLYTRNGSFKVEKDGFLTDQNGNVLQGFNQVPELSTELNPVFSTALQGINLGQLSNTPKATDFMTYNINLNGGADTNTSIVGDPINQAVVGGDTNYPNIQALFRNEYTGFPDYVYPKTIHDSLGGEHSLLSNFFSNGVVSQVDSLIDANGNAVVAGNGVKYSSWLVQYTINDQTGQPSATLVSPETGPEDLLGQVYELRFDTDGRYIGTFTPTIDGGTAVSYTNDTPFDLTQLDDPVQWTRLNDLPSLNFVLNNSGATDPLGNVSNTTPNLTQILVDFKDMTQFDSSYVLRGVTQNGFRVGDLVGLTINTSGIIEARYSNGRNLAVAQLALGNFNDLNALEKLGGQMYAESFNSGPVQISAAGGGTVGSIRAGSLEFSNVDVASELIKMIQLQRTYQASAQVISTSQELTRTILNL, from the coding sequence ATGTCTAACTTTGATCTAAACGCACTCAGTGGTATCAACGCCATGTCACAAGGCATGGGGGTGATTTCAAATAACCTTGCAAACTCCCAGACTATCGGTTTTAAAACCTCGCGCGCGGAATTTGCCGATTTATTTTCAGGTGCACAGAACTCGCCAGGTAATGGTGTGCGAGTGAATGGCATCGTACAGGATTTCACCCAGGGAACGATTTCTTCTACTGGTCGAGAATTGGACTTGGCAATTGATGGTGAGGGTTTTTTTATTCTGTCTGACCAAACGGGCAAATATAATAATCTTTATACGCGTAATGGTTCATTTAAAGTTGAAAAAGACGGGTTTTTAACTGATCAGAATGGTAATGTTCTGCAAGGCTTTAACCAGGTGCCAGAGTTGTCAACAGAACTAAATCCAGTGTTTAGTACTGCGCTACAGGGTATTAATTTAGGGCAGTTGAGTAATACACCCAAAGCGACGGATTTTATGACCTACAACATTAACCTGAATGGTGGGGCTGATACCAATACCAGTATTGTTGGTGATCCAATTAACCAAGCAGTTGTTGGTGGCGATACGAATTACCCTAACATTCAGGCGCTATTTAGAAATGAATATACCGGTTTTCCTGATTATGTGTACCCTAAAACCATTCACGATTCATTGGGTGGTGAGCACAGTTTATTATCTAACTTTTTTAGTAATGGCGTGGTTTCACAAGTGGATTCGTTAATTGATGCCAATGGTAATGCTGTTGTCGCAGGAAATGGAGTAAAGTATTCTTCATGGTTGGTACAGTACACAATTAATGATCAGACGGGCCAACCCAGTGCAACCTTAGTTTCACCTGAAACAGGTCCGGAAGATTTGCTGGGCCAAGTTTATGAGCTACGTTTTGATACCGATGGTCGCTATATTGGCACTTTTACACCAACTATTGACGGTGGAACAGCAGTTAGTTACACCAATGACACACCTTTCGATTTAACCCAGCTTGATGATCCTGTGCAATGGACACGATTAAATGATCTGCCTAGCCTTAATTTTGTACTAAACAACTCAGGTGCAACAGACCCGCTGGGTAATGTTTCAAATACAACTCCTAACTTAACGCAGATTTTAGTTGATTTTAAAGACATGACTCAGTTTGACAGCAGTTATGTGTTGCGTGGTGTTACCCAAAATGGTTTTAGGGTCGGTGACTTGGTTGGTTTGACCATTAACACTTCAGGTATTATTGAGGCGCGCTACTCAAATGGTCGTAATTTGGCGGTCGCACAACTTGCTTTAGGAAACTTTAATGATTTGAATGCATTAGAGAAGCTAGGTGGTCAAATGTATGCCGAATCCTTTAACTCGGGTCCAGTACAGATTTCAGCGGCCGGTGGCGGAACAGTAGGTAGCATTCGTGCTGGCTCGCTTGAGTTTTCTAATGTGGATGTCGCCAGTGAGCTCATTAAAATGATTCAATTACAGCGCACCTATCAGGCTAGTGCGCAGGTGATATCAACCTCGCAGGAATTGACACGAACTATCTTAAACCTCTAA